The Aminivibrio pyruvatiphilus sequence GAGCGGAAGCCGGGCTCCGGTCGCCCCCCATGCGGGGGCGTGAGTTGAAACTGGTACAGCAGATACCCGAAGGTCTTACGTAGAGGTCGCCCCCCATGCGGGGGCGTGAGTTGAAACTTGGCCGCTCCAATCGATTTGCATATAGGGCAAAGTCGCCCCCCATGCGGGGGCGTGAGTTGAAACTTGTCGCGGACAGTTTCCTTCTCCCGGTCCCACGGTCGCCCCCCATGCGGGGGCGTGAGTTGAAACATCTGCGTCACATTGGCGAACCTGGCCGCCATGTCGCCCCCCATGCGGGGGCGTGAGTTGAAACCATCCGTCTCCCAAAAGCTCCGGACCAAGCCGCGTCGCCCCCCATGCGGGGGCGTGAGTTGAAACTAACCTGTTCGGCGATCTGGTCCACACGCCGGCTGGTCGCCCCCCATGCGGGGGCGTGAGTTGAAACCGCGTGCTGAAGGTGGTGTAACCGTGATCCGGGTCGCCCCCCATGCGGGGGCGTGAGTTGAAACGCCCAGGCATCCAGATCAGACTGCGCCTCCTCGTCGCCCCCCATGCGAGCGAAAAACACCCGGTTTTCTGAAAGAAAAAACTGGGTTGTATCGGTATTTTCCATGTCATGACCAAAAATTTGATTTTTGTTTCTTCATGAATTGGGCCTTATACAAAGGCTTCCACAAAGATTGACACGTGTTTTAACACGCGTTATCATATTATTGTCGAGGGGAGGAGGGGGAATGAAAAGTTTCAGCAGCAGGGAGATCATAAAGATTCTGGAGCAGGACGGCTGGTTTCTGCTGGGTGCCAGGGGAGATCACCACTACTTCAAGCACAAGACAAAGCCGGGAAAGATCACGGTTCCTCATCCTGAGAAAGATGTAGACCCCAAGACTGCCAAGAGCATTTTCAAGGCGGCGGGGCTGTAAGTTCCGCCCATTGAAGCAATACATTCTGTTCCCATGACGAAAGGAGGAATAGCTATGGCCAGTAGAGGAAACAAGGATATCCGCACATATCCGGCGATATTCTCCCGCAGCGGCAAAAATATAGCGGTTGAGTTCCCCGACCTTCCCGGATGCGCAACCTTCGGCACGTCGGAAGCTGAAGCGGTCGCACGTGCCAAAGAGGC is a genomic window containing:
- a CDS encoding type II toxin-antitoxin system HicA family toxin; the protein is MKSFSSREIIKILEQDGWFLLGARGDHHYFKHKTKPGKITVPHPEKDVDPKTAKSIFKAAGL